A genome region from Crossiella equi includes the following:
- a CDS encoding glycine-rich domain-containing protein — MTALLAPTATNTGASLVSPDLFARLVGRLVRKEGMTQAGAEAIMADALAFLNACAQPHQRRLSPSAKVDLGWHPFILDTKEYERFCHTLAGRFLHHVPIDPAASGEEDDEESAAAALARTVEAIQETGLTVHPELWPLAEAIACRKCSQCHNGCSDDPPPSPRRR; from the coding sequence ATGACCGCATTACTGGCACCCACGGCAACGAACACCGGCGCGAGTCTGGTGTCCCCGGACCTCTTCGCCCGGCTGGTCGGCAGGCTCGTCCGCAAGGAAGGCATGACACAGGCCGGGGCAGAGGCGATCATGGCCGACGCGCTGGCCTTCCTCAACGCCTGCGCCCAGCCCCACCAGCGTCGGCTCAGCCCCTCGGCCAAGGTCGACCTCGGGTGGCACCCCTTCATCCTGGACACCAAGGAGTACGAGCGCTTCTGCCACACGCTGGCAGGCCGCTTCCTCCACCACGTCCCGATCGACCCCGCCGCCTCTGGTGAGGAGGACGACGAGGAGAGCGCGGCCGCCGCGCTGGCCCGGACCGTCGAGGCGATCCAGGAGACCGGCCTCACTGTCCACCCGGAGCTGTGGCCACTCGCCGAGGCCATTGCCTGCCGGAAGTGCTCGCAGTGCCACAACGGCTGCTCCGACGACCCGCCGCCCTCGCCCCGGCGTCGCTGA